The sequence below is a genomic window from Methylophilus sp. DW102.
TATCGCCATCAATCCATCACTGCCAGCTTTCTGCACTTTTACTTCCCGTCCAATCCGGCTTTAGCGGCCCAGTTTTTTCTGTCATGAGTTTCGCCTACCCTGATACCGACAAAGCGGCGATTTACAAAGTGATTGCCGAACGACGCGATATGCGGCATTTTTTACCCACGCCTATCGCCCCCGAGTTATTGCAGAAATTACTGCAAGCCGCCCATCACGCGCCCAGTGTCGGCCTGATGCAGCCATGGCGGTTTATCCGCATCAGCGATGTCGCATTGCGAAAAGCCATCCACACGCTGGTCGATGAAGAACGTAAACTCACGGCCCAGGCCATCGGCGAAGTTGAAGACACGGCACGCATGGCCGAATTCATGCGGCTCAAGGTGGAAGGCATTTTGGACTGTGGCGAGGTGCTGGTCGCCACCTTGTGCGACCAGCGTGAAAAACATATTTTTGGCCGTCGTACACTGCCGGAAATGGACCTGGCCTCGGTCAGCTGTGCGATTCAAAACTTGTGGCTGGCTGCACGTGCAGAAGGCATAGGCATGGGCTGGGTCAGCCTGTTTGACCCGCACCAACTGGCGCAATTATTGAATCTGCCTGAGGGCGCCAAACCAGTCGCCATTTTATGCTTGGGCTATGTGAATACGTTTTACAAATCGCCCATGCTGGTGGAAGAAGGCTGGACGACAGAAAAACCGCTCGCTGACATGCTGATGGAAAACGGCTGGCAACCTCATGAAAGTACACACACATGAAACGCTGGCCACAACGCATTGTCTGCCTGACTACCGAAACGGTGGAGGTACTCTACTTGCTGGGCGAGCAGGACCGTATTGTCGGTATTTCAGGCTTTACCACTCGCCCGGCCATAGCCCGCAAAGAAAAACCCAAGATCAGTGCCTTTACCAGTGCCAATATTGAGAAAATCCTGGCGCTGCAGCCTGACCTAGTGCTGTGTTTCTCTAACTTGCAGGCCGATATCGCGGCCTCACTGATCAAAGCCGGTTGCCAGGTGCATGTGTTTAACCAGCGCAGCCTGGATGAAACACTGCAGATGATACTCACCGTCGGTAATCTGGTCGGGGCCAGCGAAAAAGCAGAAGATTTAGTAGCACGCTACCAGGCACAATTGGGGGCAGCCCGCCAGCAGGCAGCCAATTGGCCGCGCAAACCCAAGGTCTATTTTGAAGAGTGGGATGAACCCATGATGTGCAGCATCCGCTGGGCGGCTGAATTGATTGAAGCCGCCGGAGGCGAAGATTGCTTCCCAGAACTCAGCGCCTTTCATAGCGCACGTGACCGCACAGTCACGGCAGAACAAGTGCTGGCCAGACAACCGGATATCATCATCGGCTCCTGGTGCGGTAAGAAATTCCAGCCGGAAAAAGTCAAAGCCCGCCCAGGCTGGCAAGCCATGCCTGCGATCCGCGACGGGCATGTGTACGAAATCAAGTCGGTCGATATCTTGCAACCAGGCCCAGCACTATTTAGCGAAGGCCTGGTGCAATTGCAAACCATTATTCAACGCTGGCAACAACAAGGGGGTCACGCATGACTAGGCACCTGATTTTAGGCGGGGCACGCAGCGGCAAAAGCGCTTATGCCGAGCGGCTGGCCTCGGCACTTGAATGCCCGGTCACCTATATCGCGACTGCCCAAGTCTACGATGACGAATTTGCCAAACGCGTGGAGCATCACAAAACCCGCCGCCCGCCTTACTGGGGCTTAGTAGAAGCGCCATTTAATCTGGGCCAGACCTTGCTGGAAAATGATGCACCCGACACCTGCCTGATTGTGGATTGCCTGACTTTATGGCTTGCGCAATGCATCTGCCCGGACTGCGACAAACCTGAACGGCTGGACTGGCAGGCGGAAAAACAGGCCTTGCTGGCCGCGCTGCCACAGCTACAGGCGCACGTATTTCTGGTGAGTAACGAGGTCGGCATGGGCATCGTTCCGCTCGGTGAAATCAACCGCCAGTTTCAGGATGAGCAAGGCCGTTTAAACCAGCATGTAGCTGCGGTTGCCGACCACGTCAGTTTTATCGCGGCAGGCTTGCCACTAAAGCTTAAATAACCAGAAAGTCCTTTATGAAAAAGTTTTTCCTCGTTCTCATCGCGCTGGTCACTGCCCAAACGGCAGAGGCGCATGTGCCGTTTTTAAAACCCAACCAGTTCAATGTCACCCATCACCGTCTGACCATTGAATCTGCGTTTACCGAGTTTCCATTCCAGGCTGACTTTGCCATGGACTCGCCTAACTTCACCATCACCTCACCCATCGGCGAAATCTCAGCCATCAAACCTGTTGCTAAAACAAAGGCGGCGGTTTATCTGGAGCCGGAACTCAAAGAAGAAGGCACTTACCGTATCAGCACCGGCCAGCGTGTAGGGCCTGTTTATAAAGCAGTGGAGACGCCGGACAAAAAACTGTATTTTGCGGCCGACATGAAACGGGTTCGTGGCAAGCCGACCACCATGAACTATTACAGTTATGCCGACACTTATATTTTCAAAGGACAACAGAAATACAAACCTGTGCCTTTAAACAAAGGCCTGGAAATTATCCCCTTGGCCTCGCCCAATGGTGTGCAATTAGGGGGTGAACTCAGCTTGCAAGTCCTCGAACATGGCAAGCCGGTGCCTAATGCACGCATTATCGTGGTCACCGATAACGAGCACTTTAGTAAGCGCCGCATGGAAGACCTTTACGATGTTGAAAACGTCAGACCGTCCAACCTCCATGCCAATCAGCAAGGTGAGTTTACCTTCAAACCACAAAAAGCCGGGTTGAATTTCCTGTTTGTGACGGTGCATCACCAGCTCAATGAAAACCTGTGGGAAAGCCTGAATGCTTCGCTGACGCTGGAAGTGAATTTACCGCCAGAGACGGAAAACAAGCCTTAAAATGACTGCTTTCAGGCATTGAAGGGAAACAGCATGCAAACGACGACTTTTGAACTGAGAGGCGAATACATCGCACTCTGTGACTTGCTCAAACTCGAAGGGGTAGCCGACAGTGGCGGTCAGGGTAAGTCTATGGTGGCGGAAGGATTGATCAAGGTTGATGGCGAAATTGAACGCCGAAAAACCGCCAAAATCCGCGCCGGGCAAGTGGTGCAGGCGTTTGAACAGACTATCCAGGTCGTAGCTGCTTAATCTGGCTTAAAGTCTTGCGGCAGATAAGCCGCCAGCGCAGACCAGTTGAAGTGCTGCTGCACACTGTCTGCCAATTTTTCCAGGCTCTGCTCGCGCAATTGCGTGTAATCGTAAGCCACTTGCTCAGACAAACCGGCCCATTCTAACCAGGCAGCGCAAGCTTGCGGATGGTCAAACAGGCCATGGATATAACTGCCTGCCACCTGGCCATCTTCGGATAACGCACCCTCTGCCTGGCCACTCAGCAGATGCACCGGGCGTGCTAATGCCCGTCCGGTACTGACGCCCATATGAATTTCATAGCCTTGCAATTGGGCATTGGCAAACGCCAACTGACCTGACACCTGCTTGAGCTGTTTGTGCGCCTCTAGGGTGGTTTCCATTTCCAGCCAGCCCAAGCCGGCACTACTGCCTATCTCGCCCTCCAGCCCTAGTGGATCATGCAATTGCTGGCCCAGCATCTGAAAGCCACCGCAAATGCCCAGCACTTTGCCACCGTAACGCAAATGGCGCGCGATCCGGGGCTCCCAGCCATGTTCACGCAAGGCCGCCAGGTCACCGCGTACATTTTTGCTACCAGGCAGGATGATAAGATCAGCCGCCGGCATCTCTTCACTCAACCGCACAAACCTGAGATCGACCTGCGGGTGCAAACGCAAGGCATCAAAATCAGTATGGTTGGCGATATGCGGCAATATGGGCACGACGATGGTCAACTGTATGTCTGATTTGCGTGCGCTTGTGGTGGCAACCGCATCTTCGGCTTCCAGATGCAAGTCATGCAGATACGGCAATACGCCAATCACGGGCTTGCCTGTGCGTTGCTCCAGCCAATCCAGCCCCGGTTGCAGCAAGGCAAGATCGCCGCGGAATTTGTTAATCACAAAGCCGACCACTC
It includes:
- a CDS encoding cobyric acid synthase; its protein translation is MVQGTTSDAGKSTLVAGLCRVLYRSGVAVAPFKPQNMALNAAVTEDGGEIGRAQAVQAMACGLPPHTDMNPVLLKPNSDTGCQVIIHGKVIGNQEASTYHDYKKTAMQAVLQSYQRLQQQYGCIVVEGAGSPAEINLRANDIANMGFAEAVDCPVILVADIDKGGVFAHLVGTLALLSESEQARVVGFVINKFRGDLALLQPGLDWLEQRTGKPVIGVLPYLHDLHLEAEDAVATTSARKSDIQLTIVVPILPHIANHTDFDALRLHPQVDLRFVRLSEEMPAADLIILPGSKNVRGDLAALREHGWEPRIARHLRYGGKVLGICGGFQMLGQQLHDPLGLEGEIGSSAGLGWLEMETTLEAHKQLKQVSGQLAFANAQLQGYEIHMGVSTGRALARPVHLLSGQAEGALSEDGQVAGSYIHGLFDHPQACAAWLEWAGLSEQVAYDYTQLREQSLEKLADSVQQHFNWSALAAYLPQDFKPD
- a CDS encoding RNA-binding S4 domain-containing protein; the protein is MQTTTFELRGEYIALCDLLKLEGVADSGGQGKSMVAEGLIKVDGEIERRKTAKIRAGQVVQAFEQTIQVVAA
- the cobU gene encoding bifunctional adenosylcobinamide kinase/adenosylcobinamide-phosphate guanylyltransferase, with product MTRHLILGGARSGKSAYAERLASALECPVTYIATAQVYDDEFAKRVEHHKTRRPPYWGLVEAPFNLGQTLLENDAPDTCLIVDCLTLWLAQCICPDCDKPERLDWQAEKQALLAALPQLQAHVFLVSNEVGMGIVPLGEINRQFQDEQGRLNQHVAAVADHVSFIAAGLPLKLK
- a CDS encoding DUF4198 domain-containing protein, whose product is MKKFFLVLIALVTAQTAEAHVPFLKPNQFNVTHHRLTIESAFTEFPFQADFAMDSPNFTITSPIGEISAIKPVAKTKAAVYLEPELKEEGTYRISTGQRVGPVYKAVETPDKKLYFAADMKRVRGKPTTMNYYSYADTYIFKGQQKYKPVPLNKGLEIIPLASPNGVQLGGELSLQVLEHGKPVPNARIIVVTDNEHFSKRRMEDLYDVENVRPSNLHANQQGEFTFKPQKAGLNFLFVTVHHQLNENLWESLNASLTLEVNLPPETENKP
- the bluB gene encoding 5,6-dimethylbenzimidazole synthase, with the protein product MSFAYPDTDKAAIYKVIAERRDMRHFLPTPIAPELLQKLLQAAHHAPSVGLMQPWRFIRISDVALRKAIHTLVDEERKLTAQAIGEVEDTARMAEFMRLKVEGILDCGEVLVATLCDQREKHIFGRRTLPEMDLASVSCAIQNLWLAARAEGIGMGWVSLFDPHQLAQLLNLPEGAKPVAILCLGYVNTFYKSPMLVEEGWTTEKPLADMLMENGWQPHESTHT
- a CDS encoding cobalamin-binding protein; translated protein: MKRWPQRIVCLTTETVEVLYLLGEQDRIVGISGFTTRPAIARKEKPKISAFTSANIEKILALQPDLVLCFSNLQADIAASLIKAGCQVHVFNQRSLDETLQMILTVGNLVGASEKAEDLVARYQAQLGAARQQAANWPRKPKVYFEEWDEPMMCSIRWAAELIEAAGGEDCFPELSAFHSARDRTVTAEQVLARQPDIIIGSWCGKKFQPEKVKARPGWQAMPAIRDGHVYEIKSVDILQPGPALFSEGLVQLQTIIQRWQQQGGHA